One window from the genome of Montipora foliosa isolate CH-2021 chromosome 5, ASM3666993v2, whole genome shotgun sequence encodes:
- the LOC138002789 gene encoding G-protein-signaling modulator 2-like, whose product MVETKLEAIEQLMLGLAIAISEGDRGLELRAYFHLGDAYVNLPDYQEAIKNYTEALNIFREKGCRAEEGAVSCILGNVYFKLGNFKQAIEYFEKRLSITKEVADRAGEGSTYRNLGNGYLSLGNFKQAIEYYEKSLSIAKEVGDRAREGSAYRNIGIAYRSLGNFEQAIEYYEKSLSISKEVADRAGEGSAYGNLGNAYLNLGNFKQAIEYYEKHLTIAKEVGDRAGEGSTYGNLGNAYLNLGNSKQAIEYYEKHLTIAKEVGDRAGEGSTYGNLGNAYLNLGNSKQAIENYEKDLSIAKEVGDRAGEGLAYGNLGHAYLNVGNFRKAIEYCKKYLSFAKEVGDRAGEGSAYGNLGIAYLKVGDRAGEGLGYGNLGSAYCSVGNFKQAIE is encoded by the exons ATGGTAGAAACAAAGTTAGAAGCTATAGAGCAGCTTATGCTGGGGCTTGCCATTGCGATTAGTGAAGGAGACAGGGGCTTAGAACTAAGGGCTTATTTTCATCTCGGCGATGCTTACGTCAACCTACCTGACTATCAAGAGGCCATAAAAAATTACACAGAAGCACTAAatatttttagagaaaaaggcTGCAGGGCTGAGGAGGGAGCAGTCTCTTGCATTCTGGGAAATGTCTATTTTAAACTGGGTAATTtcaaacaagccattgagtacttcGAAAAGCGTCTTAGCATTACAAAGGAAGTAgcggatagggctggggagggatcaacctatcgaaatctgggaaatggctatcttagtctaggtaattttaaacaagccattgagtactacgaaaaaagtcttagtattgctaaagaagtaggggatagggctagggagggatcagcctatagAAATATAGGAATTGCCTATcgtagtctaggtaattttgaacaagccattgagtactacgaaaaaagTCTTAGTATTTCAAAAGAAGTAgcggatagggctggggagggatcagcctatggaaatctgggaaatgcctatctcaATTTGGGTAATTtcaaacaagccattgagtactacgaaaaacatcttactattgctaaagaagtaggggatagggctggggagggatcaacctatggaaatctgggaaatgcatATCTGAATTTGGGTAATTccaaacaagccattgagtactacgaaaaacatcttactattgctaaagaagtaggggatagggctggggagggatcaacctatggaaatctgggaaatgcatATCTGAATTTGGGTAATTCCAAACAAGCCATTGAGaactacgaaaaagatcttagcattgctaaagaagtaggggatagggctggggagggattagcctatggaaatctaGGACATGCTTATCTTAATGTAGGTAATTTTAGAAAAGCCATTGAATACTGCAAAAAATATCTTAGttttgctaaagaagtaggggatagggctggggagggatcagcctatggaaatctgggaattgcctatctta aagtaggggatagggctggggagggattaggctatggaaatctgggaagtgCCTATTGCAGTGtgggtaattttaaacaagccattgagtaa
- the LOC138003199 gene encoding tetratricopeptide repeat protein 28-like, producing MAYTALWRTLLKNGEVDEALYAAEKGRAQALLDILKERYDIGYQCFSALAPKQIFSAALELLPSQGVFVALDRNKITFWVLRKDSRINFRQSEIANGGTDMLMETILKRIGVGDGVRCEDRSLDPLRSNLSCSRQSVSEKTVLSSSSSVNSLQSLYDVLLGPIADLLQGDELIVVPDGPFCLAPFSALSTTMRIRTVPSLTAFNLIAGAPEDFHSKTGALLVGDPCLKEVVNKKGEPIFKQLPCAKEEVEMIGELMQTTPLIERNATKTEVLKRMKSVALVHIAAHGCPTTGEIALAPNTERKSPIPKEDDYILKMSDVQASSLRARLVVLSCCHSGRGEVKSEGVVGIAMAFLCAGARSVLASLWAIDDEVTLLFMRGFYQHLVDGKSASAALQQATKTLRESKQYCAMKHWAPFVLVGDDVMMEFPKQ from the exons ATGGCGTACACTGCTCTGTGGAGGACGCTGTTAAAGAATGGAGAGGTTGACGaggctttgtatgctgctgagaaaGGACGAGCTCAGGCTTTGTTGGATATTTTGAAGGAACGATACGACATTGGCTATCAATGTTTTTCTGCACTTGCTCCGAAGCAAATTTTTTCAGCTGCATTAGAGCTTTTGCCTTCACAAGGCGTTTTTGTGGCACTTGACAGGAACAAGATCACCTTTTGGGTGCTGAGAAAAGACAGTAGGATCAACTTTCGTCAAAGCGAAATCGCAAATGGAGGTACCGACATGTTGATGGAAACTATTTTGAAAAGGATTGGAGTAGGGGATGGTGTTAGATGCGAAGATCGTTCTTTGGATCCACTGCGTAGCAACTTGTCTTGCAGCAGACAGTCTGTTAGTGAGAAAACAGTTCTATCATCTTCTTCCTCTGTTAACTCTTTACAATCGTTGTATGATGTCTTGCTCGGGCCAATTGCAGACCTGCTCCAAGGAGATGAGTTAATAGTTGTTCCCGATGGACCGTTTTGCTTGGCCCCTTTTTCTGCATTGAGCACAACTATGAGGATCCGCACCGTTCCATCGCTGACCGCTTTTAATCTGATCGCCGGTGCACCTGAAGACTTCCACAGTAAGACTGGAGCACTGCTTGTAGGTGACCCGTGCTTGAAGGAAGTTGTTAACAAGAAAGGTGAGCCAATTTTCAAACAACTACCGTGCGCTAAAGAAGAAGTAGAGATGATTGGAGAACTTATGCAGACCACACCCTTAATTGAAAGAAATGCCACGAAAActgaggtgctgaaaagaatgaagtcagttgctTTAGTGCACATTGCAGCACATGGATGCCCAACAACTGGAGAGATTGCTTTAGCCCCAAATACAGAACGGAAATCCCCAATTCCCAAAGAAGACGATTATATATTGAAAATGAGCGATGTTCAGGCAAGTTCTCTTCGAGCAAGACTAGTTGTGCTGAGCTGTTGCCACAGTGGTCGGGGAGAAGTTAAGTCTGAGGGAGTGGTGGGAATAGCCatggctttcctgtgtgctggagctcggtctgttttggcgtcactctgggcaattgatgacgAGGTAACTTTGCTGTTCATGAGGGGTTTCTACCAGCACCTGGTAGATGGAAAAAGCGCAAGTGCAGCTCTTCAACAGGCAACGAAAACCCTCCGGGAGTCAAAACAGTATTGTGCTATGaagcactgggcgccatttgtgctagTTGGCGACGATGTCATGATGGAATTTCCAAAACAATG a